Part of the Arsenicicoccus sp. oral taxon 190 genome, GCCGGTGTCGGCGAGGAAGTTGATGGTGCTGGGCCGGACCTGGATCCCCTGGGCCGTGCCGGACAGCGAACCGGTGACGGCGTGCCGCAGGGTCTCCCACGACCCGGGCTGACCCCGCCAGCGGGCCGACGCGAGGTCGCGCACCCCGGTGGTCCACGACCCGGCGGACACCTGCTCGGGTGGCAGCACCTGGGCGAGGCCCGACGCCGTGGCGGCGTCCTGCTCCAGGGCGGAGATGCGTTCGGCGTCGAGGGGGGAGACGCCGACGTGGGGCGAGCCGGTGGCCGGTCCGGACGCGTCCGGGCTCTGGCCCAGGATGCTGCTGGTGGCCACCTGCCGCAGCCACGGCGCGGTGCCGCTCGCGGTCCAGAGCCGCCGCAGCGCGGGACCGGACATCGCGGTGTCCCGGGGGATCGTGACCAGAGCGGTGCGCCGGGTGCCGGGCAGCTCGCCGAGCAGGGTCAGCGACTGGCCGAGGAACTCCTGCACCAGCTGGGCGTCCGAGGCGGTGCGGGTGCCGGCGGTGACGGCGCTCAGGCGTTCGTCGTAGGCGAGCAGCGGCAGGCCGCCGGCGCTGCGCTGCGCTGCGCCGGGGGTGGTGCCGCGCCACGACGCGACCGTGGCCGAGGAGACCAGGGCCGCCGTCGGTGCGCCGTGACCCGTGAGGAGCGGCCACTGCGTCGAGCGGTCGGTGTCCCACCGCCCGTCCGCGGGCCATGCCACCGAGCTCGGCAGGGACCGCCCGAGCGGTGCGTCCAGCGGGCTGGCACCGCTCGGGTAGAGCACCTCGCGGAGCCGGTCGTCGAGCCCGCTGTCCAGCAGCGCCGCGGTGTCGGGGTCATGGGTGGGCAGGCCCCACAACGGCTGGTCGTCGCCGAGGGCCTTGAGCCGCGCGGCCAGCTGCTGGGCGTCGCGGGCGGCCCCGGCCAGGGCCGCGGGGGTGGAGGCGGCGGGCGGTGCGGGCGAGGGAGTCGAGGGCGCTGCCGTGCCCGGGGTCGCCGGCGCTGCCGGAGCCGTCGCGGCGGAGCCGGCCGAGGTGGCGGGGCTGGAGGCACCCGTCCGGGATGACGTGGCGCCGGGTGTCGGCAGGGCTGGGGTGGTGGGGTTGGTCGGGGACGTCGGAGTGCTCGGTGTGGCCGGTGTGCTCAGGGAGGGCGCCGGCTCGGGCGACGAGGCGGTGACCAGCCCGCCCGCCCGGGTCGGGGGCGCCACCACCGCCGGGTCGACCAGCCACGTGACCGGGGTGCCCGAGGCGGCGTCAAGCCGGTGCTGCAACGGCCCGCCCGGGCCCACCGCCCGGGTCCACGCCGCCCCGACCTGCTGGTCGGTGCCGGCCGTCAGCTCGGGGTCGGCGGGCAGCGTCAGCGGCGCCACCCAGGCCAGCCGCAGCGGCTCGAACTCCTCGGCCCGGCCGACCCAGGGCACCACCGTCCGGGCGATCCCGGCCTGCCCCTCGGCGCTGCGGACCTCGACGGCCAGCGGGTAGGCCCCGAAGGGCGCGCCCCGGGACAGCTGGGACCGCGGCACGGTCAGCGACAGGGTGGTCGAGCCCCCTCCGGGCAGGCCGGCGGGCAGCTGCTGGGTCGTGGCCACCCGCCCGGCGAGCGGGCGGGGCGAGCTGTCGTGCAGCCAGGACGCGAGCTCTTCGCGACCGGTGACGGCCGAGGCCCCGGTGAGCACCCTCGCGGTCAGCGGGCCGGTCCCAGACCCCGCGGTTGCGGAGACGGTGACCTGGACCCGCAGGTCCTGACCGGGGCGGACCACCGTCGGGCTGAGCTCGTCGAGGCGGACCTGCACCGGAGCGGTCGTGGCCGTCGTGACCGTCGTGGCCGGAGCCGCCCCGGGGGCCACCCCCAGTGCCATCCCCGGAGCCACCGCCGGGGGCGCGAGCGGGCGGTGAGGGGCGCCGTGGGCAGGCGGCATACGGCCTGCACCGGCGGAGGCCAGCGAAAGGGCCGCGGCCACCGCGGCGCCGAGCCGCACGAGCCGACCGCTCACCGGTCACCTGCGAGGCGCTGCCAGGCCGCCGCGGCGATCCGCCTCTCGTTGGGGAAGGTCAGCTCGGTGGTGTTGTCCCCCAGACGCACCCACGCCACGTCGATCGCCTCGTTGTCGGGGTCGTTGTCGATGGTCAGGTGCCCCCCGAGCGCCTCGAGCAGGTAGTGGTGCACCACCTTGTGCACCCGCGACGACGCGGTCGTGAACCAGTAGTCGATGGACCCCAGCGGGGCGATGACCCGCCCGTGGATGCCGGTCTCCTCCGCGACCTCCCGCACCGCGGTCTCCTCGAGGGTCTCCGCGCCCTCGATGTGCCCCTTGGGCAGGCACCACTCGATGCGGCCCGCCCGGTTGCGGCGGGCGATGATCGCGAGCTCCGCCAGCCCCCGCTGCACCCGCACGATGACCCCGCCGGCCGAGACCTCCTCCACCGCCGGCAGCCGGCGCGGGTAGCGCGCCGGGGGGCTCGAGGGGTAGGGAGTGCTCACCCCAGCACTGTAACGAGAGAGCCTGGGCCGCAGGGTCTGCCACGTCGGGCGGCCGCACGAGTCCGGCGTCCCGCGCGAACTCTTCTAAGGTGGTGTGCTGTGCCTGGACCCACCCCTGCCCCGACCGACGAGCTGCTCGCCGCTGCCGCCCGCCGCCTCGCCCCCGTCACGGGCCTGCTGAGCGAGCTCGGCGCGGTCTTCGGCGCCGCGGGGCACGAGCTCGCGCTCGTCGGGGGACCCGTCCGGGACGCCGTGCTGGGGCGGACCTCCACCGACCTCGACCTCACCACCGACGCCCGCCCCGAGCAGACCGAGCGGCTGCTGCGCGGCTGGGGGGACGCGCTGTGGGACGTGGGTCGCGCGTTCGGCACCATCGGGGCCCGCAAGGGCGACTGGCAGGTGGAGGTCACGACCTACCGCAAGGACGCCTACGACCGGACGAGCCGCAAGCCGGCCGTCACGTATGGCGACACCCTCGAGGACGACCTCGTGCGCCGCGACTTCACCGTCAACGCGATGGCGCTGCGGCTGCCCGACCTGACCTTCGTCGACCCCCACGACGGGCTCGGCGACCTGGCGCGCGGGGTGCTGCGGACCCCCGGCACCCCGGCCGAGTCCTTCGGCGACGACCCGCTGCGGATGATGCGGGCCGCGCGGTTCGTGGCGCAGCTGGGCCTGACGCTGGACCCCGCCGTGCGCCAGGCGATGACCGAGCGCGCCGAGTCGCTGCGGATGATCTCCGCCGAACGGGTGCGCGACGAGCTGGTCAAGCTGCTGCTCTCCGACGACCCCCGCTCCGGGCTGACCGTCCTGGTCGAGACCGGCCTCGCCGAGATCGTGCTGCCCGAGCTGCCCGCGATGCTGGCCACCGTCGACGAGCACAACCGGCACAAGGACGTCTACGAGCACTCGCTGACCGTGCTGGAGCAGGCGATCGCGCTCGAGACGCCGGCCCCGGGTGACGGCGGCGGCGTCATACGGCCTGACCTGGTGCTGAGGCTGGCCGCGCTGCTCCACGACATCGGCAAGCCCGCGACCCGGCGGTTCGAGCCGGACGGCGGGGTGAGCTTCCACCACCACGAGCTGGTGGGGGCCCGGATGGCGACCAAGCGGCTCAAGGCGCTGCGCTTCGACAAGGAGACCACCAAGGCGGTGTCCCGCCTGATCGAGCTGCACCTGCGGTTCCACGGGTATGGCGAGGGCGAGTGGACGGACTCCGCGGTGCGTCGCTATGTCACCGACGCCGGGCCGTTGCTGTCCCGCCTGCACCTGCTCACCCGGGCGGACTGCACGACCCGCAACGTCCGCAAGGCGCGGCGGCTGCAGCGGACCTACGACGACCTGGAGGCCCGCATCGAGCGGCTGCAGACCGAGGAGGAGCTCGCCGCGGTGCGCCCCGAGCTCAACGGCAACGAGATCGCCGAGGTCCTGGGGATCGCGCCCGGGCCGGTGCTGGGCCGCGCCTACAAGCACCTGCTCGCGGTCCGGCTCGACGAGGGCGTGATCGGGCGCGAGGAGGCGGCCCTGCGGCTGAAGCAGTGGTGGGCCGAGCAGCCGGATTCCCAGGGCTGAGGCTCGGCCCGCGGGGCGCACCGGCGCGGTGGCCGGCGTGGTCCGGCACGGTCGATATCGTGGCGGCGTGAAGATCCTCAGCGTCGTCGGAGCCCGTCCCCAGTTCGTCAAGCTGGCGCCCATCGCGCACGCCATGGCCGAGGCGGGCGTCGAGCACGTCATCGTCCACACCGGGCAGCACTACGACCACGCGATGAGCGACTCGTTCTTCGAGGAGCTCGGCATCCCGGCCCCCGACGAGAACCTCACCGTCGGCTCGGGCACCCACGGCCGGCAGACCGGCGCGATGCTGGCCGGGATGGACGAGGTCCTGGAGCGGCACCGCCCGGACGGCGTGCTCGTCTACGGCGACACCAACTCCACGCTGGCGGGGACCCTGTCCGCGGTGAAGATGCACGTGCCGCTCGCCCACCTCGAGGCCGGGCTGCGGTCCTTCAACCGCCGCATGCCCGAGGAGCACAACCGGGTCCTGACCGACCACGCGGCGGACCTGTGCCTCGCCCCGACCGAGGTGGCGATGGCCCACCTCGCGGCCGAGGGCATCACCGACCGTGCGGTGCTCGTGGGGGACGTCATGACCGACGTGCTCCACCAGGTCCGCGACCGGGTCGCCGACCTCGAGCCCTCGCTGCCCGTGGACACCACGCAGCCCTACCGCGTGGCGACCCTGCACCGCGCCGACAACACCGACGACGAGCAGCAGCTGCGGACGATCCTGGACAACCTGGCGTCGCTGGACGTCCCGACGCTGCTGCTCGCCCACCCCCGGCTGCGGGCCAAGGCCGCGGAGTTCGGCCTGGACCTGTCCGCCGGATCGGTCGTCGCCGCGGACCCGCTGCCCTACCCGCAGCTCGTGCGCGCCGTGATGGGCTCGGCGGGCGTCATCACCGACTCGGGCGGCCTGCAGAAGGAGGCCTTCCTGCTGCGGGTGCCCTGCACCACGGTGCGCACCGAGACCGAGTGGGTCGAGACGGTGGAGCTCGGCTGGAACGTCCTGGTCACGGACCCGGCCACGCTCGCCCGGGACGTCGACCGCCCCCAGCCCGCGCCCACCGAGGCCACGCCGTATGGCGACGGCCACGCCGCCACCCGGGTCGTGCAGGAGCTGCAGCGCTGGCGCGAGCGGGGCTGACGCCTCCCGGGGCCGCGAGGCGGGAGCGGCGGCGGGCGACCTCGGTCGGCGGTTGACCTCAGGTCGCGGGCCTCAGATCCGGTCGAG contains:
- a CDS encoding DUF6049 family protein, whose product is MSGRLVRLGAAVAAALSLASAGAGRMPPAHGAPHRPLAPPAVAPGMALGVAPGAAPATTVTTATTAPVQVRLDELSPTVVRPGQDLRVQVTVSATAGSGTGPLTARVLTGASAVTGREELASWLHDSSPRPLAGRVATTQQLPAGLPGGGSTTLSLTVPRSQLSRGAPFGAYPLAVEVRSAEGQAGIARTVVPWVGRAEEFEPLRLAWVAPLTLPADPELTAGTDQQVGAAWTRAVGPGGPLQHRLDAASGTPVTWLVDPAVVAPPTRAGGLVTASSPEPAPSLSTPATPSTPTSPTNPTTPALPTPGATSSRTGASSPATSAGSAATAPAAPATPGTAAPSTPSPAPPAASTPAALAGAARDAQQLAARLKALGDDQPLWGLPTHDPDTAALLDSGLDDRLREVLYPSGASPLDAPLGRSLPSSVAWPADGRWDTDRSTQWPLLTGHGAPTAALVSSATVASWRGTTPGAAQRSAGGLPLLAYDERLSAVTAGTRTASDAQLVQEFLGQSLTLLGELPGTRRTALVTIPRDTAMSGPALRRLWTASGTAPWLRQVATSSILGQSPDASGPATGSPHVGVSPLDAERISALEQDAATASGLAQVLPPEQVSAGSWTTGVRDLASARWRGQPGSWETLRHAVTGSLSGTAQGIQVRPSTINFLADTGTIQITVTNALPYAVHGVRLELVPGSPKLRVDRSPGPISVAAGSRTTTQVQVTALGAGTVPLEARLTTPDGTVLGVPTTVDMNVRPTSVWVFVLIAGIVGAILVLGLARSLRRSPTRAQRELGDTHAVADAVLGPHRSPKDLR
- a CDS encoding NUDIX hydrolase; translation: MSTPYPSSPPARYPRRLPAVEEVSAGGVIVRVQRGLAELAIIARRNRAGRIEWCLPKGHIEGAETLEETAVREVAEETGIHGRVIAPLGSIDYWFTTASSRVHKVVHHYLLEALGGHLTIDNDPDNEAIDVAWVRLGDNTTELTFPNERRIAAAAWQRLAGDR
- a CDS encoding CCA tRNA nucleotidyltransferase, whose product is MPGPTPAPTDELLAAAARRLAPVTGLLSELGAVFGAAGHELALVGGPVRDAVLGRTSTDLDLTTDARPEQTERLLRGWGDALWDVGRAFGTIGARKGDWQVEVTTYRKDAYDRTSRKPAVTYGDTLEDDLVRRDFTVNAMALRLPDLTFVDPHDGLGDLARGVLRTPGTPAESFGDDPLRMMRAARFVAQLGLTLDPAVRQAMTERAESLRMISAERVRDELVKLLLSDDPRSGLTVLVETGLAEIVLPELPAMLATVDEHNRHKDVYEHSLTVLEQAIALETPAPGDGGGVIRPDLVLRLAALLHDIGKPATRRFEPDGGVSFHHHELVGARMATKRLKALRFDKETTKAVSRLIELHLRFHGYGEGEWTDSAVRRYVTDAGPLLSRLHLLTRADCTTRNVRKARRLQRTYDDLEARIERLQTEEELAAVRPELNGNEIAEVLGIAPGPVLGRAYKHLLAVRLDEGVIGREEAALRLKQWWAEQPDSQG
- the wecB gene encoding non-hydrolyzing UDP-N-acetylglucosamine 2-epimerase, with protein sequence MKILSVVGARPQFVKLAPIAHAMAEAGVEHVIVHTGQHYDHAMSDSFFEELGIPAPDENLTVGSGTHGRQTGAMLAGMDEVLERHRPDGVLVYGDTNSTLAGTLSAVKMHVPLAHLEAGLRSFNRRMPEEHNRVLTDHAADLCLAPTEVAMAHLAAEGITDRAVLVGDVMTDVLHQVRDRVADLEPSLPVDTTQPYRVATLHRADNTDDEQQLRTILDNLASLDVPTLLLAHPRLRAKAAEFGLDLSAGSVVAADPLPYPQLVRAVMGSAGVITDSGGLQKEAFLLRVPCTTVRTETEWVETVELGWNVLVTDPATLARDVDRPQPAPTEATPYGDGHAATRVVQELQRWRERG